Within the Halobaculum limi genome, the region CCTCGCGGGTGGTGCGGGCCGTCTCGACCTGTTGTGCCGGTGTGTGAACACGGGGCTGTTCCTCTCACACGGGATCCGCGAAGACAGCCGCGTCCACCTCGTCCTCGGCGACGAGTACACTGTCCGCTTCTCGGGGGCGACCGCTCGCGGCCTCCACCCCGACGAACGCACGACCGCCGCCCGCGTCCGCAACGCACTGGAGGCCCGCGAGGACGCAATCGGCCATATGCCCGCCGAGGTGTCGCCCGGCGTCGACCTCTACCGGATGGGACTCGCGGAGACGCTCGACTCGCTTGACGGGACGCTCGTCCAGTTGCACGAGGACGGCACACCCGTCGCCGACGTGGAGCCACCGTCGGACCCGGTGTTCGTCCTTTCGGACCACTCCGACTTCACCGACGAGGAGGCCGCGTTGCTCGCGGACCGGGC harbors:
- the trmY gene encoding tRNA (pseudouridine(54)-N(1))-methyltransferase TrmY, which encodes MRQFVVCGHDAPTTPEFSLDDLAGGAGRLDLLCRCVNTGLFLSHGIREDSRVHLVLGDEYTVRFSGATARGLHPDERTTAARVRNALEAREDAIGHMPAEVSPGVDLYRMGLAETLDSLDGTLVQLHEDGTPVADVEPPSDPVFVLSDHSDFTDEEAALLADRADRRVRLGPEAIHADHAITVAHNYLDTEGYTRY